A part of Neodiprion pinetum isolate iyNeoPine1 chromosome 4, iyNeoPine1.2, whole genome shotgun sequence genomic DNA contains:
- the LOC124215989 gene encoding uncharacterized protein, with amino-acid sequence MASAWRATVPITPQMIRVVVKELQTRRAYISSALIASHLRRCYPIDNDPNALKKELNEKLNCAVSVGLIARCGDDKYSIPTLRQQASLDKTAFTAFWNTFYRSSAPSTTDQFVSLGIPRVQTLKRTTFTLKYGDHRKSGSSMNFNQINDQKLKS; translated from the exons ATGGCATCAG CTTGGAGAGCCACAGTTCCTATTACTCCGCAGATGATTCGTGTTGTTGTTAAAGAGTTGCAAACAAGAAGAGCATACATTAGTTCTGCCCTGATTGCCAGCCATTTGCGACGCTGTTATCCTATAGACAATGATCCAAATGCACTGAAGAAAGAGttaaatgaaaagttgaactGTGCTGTAAGTGTTGGACTGATTGCAAGGTGTGGAGATGATAAATATTCTATACCTACGCTGCGCCAACAAGCAAGCTTGGATAAAACTGCTTTCACTGCATTTTGGAATACATTTTACAGA AGTAGCGCACCATCTACCACGGATCAATTCGTCAGTTTAGGTATACCAAGAGTACAAACTCTCAAAAGAACTACCTTTACCCTCAAATACGGGGACCACAGGAAGAGTGGCAGCTCTatgaattttaatcaaatcaatgatcaaaaactaaaatcatga
- the LOC124215987 gene encoding COMM domain-containing protein 5, whose protein sequence is MSTTFQAQISCLGSKTKYLAELKKPVIRPLIQLAVKSIQRDHIEEGVLDRICEKYNVTQENIDQWYSAVLKILHTHLRYPSGSVKPAEFKECLQDLKLSPDCIEDLSTVAYGQRRVVLVNELLYITKFYPHIKSCRWRIDINISSSVLSRIMEPSIIMEWTLSSGECKMFELSMAKFHQLRHAVASLLREIQIFERRNTFKNYSTSSIEMK, encoded by the exons ATGTCAACAACCTTTCAAGCCCAAATTTCCTGCTTAGGGAGCAAAACTAAATACTTGGCAGAGCTTAAGAAGCCGGTTATTCGCCCCTTGATACAAC ttgcTGTCAAGTCGATTCAAAGAGATCACATCGAAGAAGGAGTGCTGGATAgaatatgtgaaaaatataatgttaCCCAGGAAAATATCGACCAATGGTATAGTgcggttttaaaaattttacacacacaTCTGCGTTATCCATCGGGCTCTGTTAAACCTGCAGAATTCAAAGAATGTCTTCAAGATTTaaa ATTGTCGCCCGATTGCATAGAAGATTTATCTACTGTTGCTTATGGTCAAAGAAGAGTAGTTCTAGTTAATGAATTACTATACATCACCAAGTTTTATCCACATATAAAATCGTGTCGATGGAGAATAGACATTAACATTTCCTCGAG CGTCTTATCGAGAATCATGGAACCAAGTATTATAATGGAATGGACATTAAGCTCAGGCGAGTGCAAAATGTTTGAATTATCCATGGCCAAATTTCATCAACTTAGACACGCAGTAGCCAGCCTACTGAGAGAGATTCAAATCTTTGAACGGCGCAAtacattcaaaaattattccacCTCTAGtatagaaatgaaataa